A region of the Hirundo rustica isolate bHirRus1 chromosome 5, bHirRus1.pri.v3, whole genome shotgun sequence genome:
GGAGAAGTTCCTTGAGAAGTACAGCTTGCAGTTCCTGATCCGCTCTCACGAGTGCAAGCAGGAGGGCTACGAGTTCTGTCACAACCGCAAGGTCAGTTGGCGGTGGTGTGAAGGATACCTGGGTTTCCATCCTGCTGGGGTGGGGTTTCTGCGGGGCTGCCTTGTCTCAGTTCTGCATTTCTTCCAGTGGGGCTTTAAGCACATGCAAAATCCTTGAACAGGCTTATTGGGAGTTAACTGAAGTGTGTTTCCCTCTGAAGTCTAGTTCAGGGTCATCTGgagccagctgctctgctggggacaTGGCTGTGCAGGCAAACCATGTCCTTGTGTGTAGTGCTTGAGAAAAGATCTGAACCCACTTGTGCCATGGCTCCCACTTAGTACAGCTGTTCCTGCAGAGCTACAAAAGGGTGTtactgagctgctgcagccaacTTCTGTTCTCAGAATATTCACAGTCAGGTCAGTGGCTTCGCCAGGGCACTCGGACTCCGGAGAGCAGAATTGTTGGGAGAGAGCacaggaaaactgcagaagTCCAGCACATGGCCAGATCCACGCGTGACCAGTGCCACCCACAAGGAGCTAACACCTGCAAGGCTTCCAGGCCAGCTGCCACTTGACTCTCCCTCTTCTCCATAAAACATGGTGCTTGCACAGTCTGTGGACTCTGGAGGGGATCGGGTGTGTGGTTTACATGTACGTAAATATTACAGGATGTATGTACTGACTGCAAATGCCTCTTTTTGGGATTAGGTGTTGACCATCTTTTCAGCCTCAAACTACTATGAGATTGGCAGCAACAGGGGAGCCTATGTGAAGCTGGGACCAGACCTCATCCCCCACTTTGTTCAGTACCAAGCAAACAAGACAGCCCATCTGCTCACTATGACACAAAGGCAAGGCTTTGCAGTTGCTCTGTATTTGCCACATCAAAATTCCCAAAGGGAAAACTTTGTGAGCTTTTAGAAAGTTTGTCTCTGGAGGTAAACTTCCACAGCTTAATTTTCTAAAGAATAGCTCTAAAGGAGGGATCAAGCTTTGTACTTGAAGTTACTGAGGAAAGCTCAAAGGTTGAGAAGAGTATGTTAACAAAAtttcaaagggatttttctAAAGGTTGctgatttttcagcttttcttttccatgtcagATTTTAACTTTTGACCTTTGCTGAGGTTCTCTTTGGCTTTGTTACTTCACAAATGAATGCAGGGACTCATGGCATCAGCTGGAGGGAACTGTGCCCTGGGCATGCAGTGTCTTGTCACAAGCACTGAGATGCAGCTGTAGCTGTGCAGGGTGTGAGGGTCTGGGAAATCCATGGACAAGCCAGGTAGAGCAGTGGGAGGGAAGGTGCATGTTTTCTTGTGATTCATGGCAAATCCTTAAACTGTGTCTCTCTGTtctgcatcctccagaatcagCAGAGTGGAGGAGTCAGCCTTCCGAGCCTTGCGGGAAAAGCTTTTTGCTCACACCTCAGCCCTCATCAGTGCCTTCAAGGCCTATGACACGGACGATACAGGTAACTCAGAACTGAGGGGCATGCGGGTTCATTGCCTGGTTGGATAGGGCTGAAGTGACTAAGATGAGTTTGTGGCTGGATGGGAGACTGCTCACTGACAGTTGTCACCAGCTGTCATGGGGAGCGTCATGGGATACATCCTGTATCAGACCTTGCCAGAGGTCATTTGCTGTTATGCAGTCTCTGTGGATGCCTCTGAGTGACACCATGATGTGGGggtgctggaaaagcaggatgtCATTAGCCTAATGTGTAGTAATTGAGGTTGGCCCTAGAACTCCTTGCAGCTGAAGTACTGATGAAGCATTGGAAAAGATGACCTGGAACATGTCTGCTGTGTCACTTGAAAAGGGCTGGGTGGTCTCTAGAGGCCCTCATCCCTGGAGTCTAAAATCACTGGGAAGAGGAAAGTGAGGGATGTCTTCCATGACAGTTGTCTCTGTCAGAGCCTTAAGGAAGGAGCTGAGAGTTCTTACTTCTCTAGCAGACAGGAGTGGTGTGTAGGTGCAGTGCCCAAGAGGTGTTGCTGAGAACTGTCCATTGGTGGGCTGGGGGAGAAAAGGGATATGGTGCCTCGCAGAGCTGCTCATGGGGAGAACTGCTTTCTTCCTGGGCAACAAAACTTCATAGGAATCCAGCTCAGTTGTTACAGCAGCTGCTAAAATGGGCAGTGGGCTGCAAATTTCTAATGAAATAGCCAAAGTTAGTGACTTGCCTTTGTTCTAATGTTTACGGCCTCCTAGCCTTGATTTGTTGCAATGATGAAAAGCTTGATGAGGCTTGGGTGGGAAGTGTGCATGTGCCTGCACTGCAAAATAATGTtgtgctgtcagcagcaccTAGACTATGTATGTGTCACAATTCAGgccttttctttgcctttatGCGCTTTCTCCTACCTCCGTCCCAGAGGTGTCTCCCTTTTCCCTACAGGAAGGATCACGCTGAGCAACTGGGCGACAGCAGTGGAgtcagtgctgcagctgggactgccctggcGAATGCTGAGGCCGCAGCTGGTGCGCAGTACCAAGGACGGCATGCTGGAATACAAATCGTGGCTGGATGACCTGGCCATGGAGCAGAGGAGCCAAGAGGTAAGCACTCACTCCCTTCCATCAAAGCATGATGAGCAGCTGCTCACCAGATCCCCAGCATGTGCAAATCAATTATGGTACAATGGCACAGTGGATGGTTCATGCATAATCCAAAAGCACACTGAAGTTGATAGGAAGTCTTGCCTGAGCTCAAATAGTCCTGAGGTACCCAGCCCATTTTACAAATAGATGATGGATGTGAAGTCAAAATTTAGAGGTAGTCTTGGATGCAGGCTTGTGAGTAGGAAAACTGTATTCCACTCTCCAAGTAGCAGCTTCTTAATTGTGGGCAGCAAATGCAGCTCTGTAGTGCTTCTAAAATGCAGCCTGGTTTGCTGTGAGCCCAGAAAAGTGCTGTTGGGAAGGGACGAGTTGCTGATGGtctgttctgcagctgcacGGAGGATCCAGTCATCATACACCTGGTTGATAAGGCACTGCTTGCAAGTTCTTGAGAGCAAAAAATACTCTTATCTGTGGAGACATCTACAGTAACAACTCAGAGAGAGCAGAGGTGTCAGAAGGATAAAAACTGTGATCATGTCTTTCAGCACATCCAGTCGAGCTTGCTGGAAGTCATTTATCGAAACAGATCGAACTTAGAGACCATATTCAGGATCATAGATAGAGACCATTCAGGTAAGCAGGTGTGCAGCGGGTGTTGATCACTGCCTTGTGTTCCCTTCTGCTTTGGAGCTTCCTTTAGTATGTATAGAGGTGTTTTCATTTAGGCTTGggtcctcctgctccttcccacacTTCTGAAATGCCCATTTGTATTATGTCtctttgctgctttgtgctgttttAGCCAGTGTTCTCCACATTAGgagatggagcagcagcatgTAAAACACTCCTCCACAGGTCTCATCTCCTTTGAGGAATTCCAGCAAACCTGGAAGCTGTTCAGCTCCCACATGAAGATTGAACTCACGGATGATGGCATTAATGACTTGGTTCGCAGCATTGACTTCAACAAGGATGGGAACATTGACTTCAACGAGTTCCTGGAAGCCTTCCGCCTCGTCAAACAGTGTCCGGCGTGAGAACCTGCCGAGGGTTGCTACGTCGCATGCCTTGATTTCTACAAAGCCAGGACTGTCTGACCTAACCTTGAGCGTGCCTGCAGATGGcaaacagggaaagggaaggcagGTACCCGAAACAGCCATCACTGCAGGGCAACAGCTGTTCCCCCATTTGGGGAAGGTAACAAGTGAAATAGATGAGCTGCACTTCAATTCCGACggtttttaaaataagctgCATTTTAAGTAGTTTCCTGCTCAAAGGGAAGATGCAACTTTGATTCTCTTGTCAATGTGAGGAAATGTTACAGGTATATTCAAGAGCAGTAAAGTGGAAGTCAATGTATTACTTGTAGGCAGTGTTTTAAGGAGGGAGCACCTGCTTGATCACAGCTTTCCTTTtaataaacaattttttctaGATTGCTGTTGCTTGGCTGTTCATTTCTTCTCTAGTTAACCCtgtgagcagcagtgctgttccAGTGATGACACCTACTTCCCTGCTGGTGTTCCTGTGCTGTGGTAAGCTTGTTCTGGAAGTCTGGAGCAACCGCGTACATGTAGTAGAGCAGAATGTTGGAAAAAATACCTCAAACGTGCAACACTGTCTCTAGCAGGGGGATTTGTTTAAGAAATCTATTgagataatttcattttcaaagccTAGGGCAGTAGATCAAGTAGCCCCCTGCTAGGGAGCCTATGCTGCACATTCAAGTTATTTTCAAAGCATGAAAGGACTGCAGCTTGTGAAGTGGGGTGGAGCATGAAGAGTTTGCAGAACAAGAACAATGTGTTTCTCAAATACAAGCAGCACAGTCTGGCAGGGGCCCCATGGCAGAAGACTTAAGACTGCTAACCTAGCCCCCAAAAGAGAATTCTAGTCTCACTGAATCTTAGAGCTCATGGCCCAGTGCCGACAGTTTATTAACTGGAACTACGCTTCCAAAAGGAAACTAATCCTGTTCCCCCTTAACTAGAGTTTCACATACACTTTTTCAATTGTAATGGAATCATGCTTCCACACTCTCAAATGCACAACACAGTTTCCAGCACATAGCAgctgtttttctaattttccaTCCTTCAAATTTaatgaatgaaattaattttgatggctaatgaacaaaattattttgccacttccagtttttttctgctgtacaAACTCCTACTGCAGAGAACactatatttttgtttcagttattttcaGTGACTTTTGTACTGAGAGGGAAAGTGGGTCTCTCTCCATGGCACGGAGTGAGCAGGTACCTGCTCTGCAGCGCTGGCTACCAGGTAGGATCGAAGGGCCGCACAcctttcattttggtttggggaCTGAGGCTGCCAAGCAGTTCGGTGGCACTACGTTTGacagcctgcagtgcccagagcagaggaaagcaCACTTACCTGGAGTTGTGAGAAGCATCACTGCTTTGCTGATGTCACTGAGAGCCAACACCACACACCACTTATTACAAAGTCAGATTGAATTTATTACTCTtgggcaattaaaaaaaaaggcaggagacAACGTCCAGACATTCTGTTACTTAGAGGGGCAGCAAAGCTTTGTATAATTCACATGTGTTGAGTGATCAAAACATAACCTTCAGATCCTTGCAGTccaaaggaaagacagaaactGGAAACACAAACTTTCTGCAGCTTGCCCCAGTAATTGACTGGTATTGCAGAGAACAACATAGTTATAGCAACAAACATCTCTGTAATGATTTAAATTAGCTGTTTATACAATGGTGCTACTTGATTGTTCTGACAGAAACACGGAAGCGGGCTAAGCTTTCCACAAACCGAGTCATTAGTGAAACAATCCCCTCAGTACTGCATTTTTAGGATAATGCTGttgtaaaaaaaagaagaaaaaaagaaaaaatgtacaaTAGTACATATAATTTTATAGTAAAATGGTATCTGAACagattcagttttctttcttttgttaaaGCATATACagctttataaaatataaacctTCCAAAGGTCAATTTTAAAAGCTTAGAAGAGGCTTTGCTAATTCTAAAAGTAACAGACGAAATACCATTTGCTCCTACAAGATATGCGTTTTATTTTACCTCAACAGTTTTAGCCTTGGAAGGTGAGCCATGAACTCGACTACCGTGTTCTGTGTAAACCTCCACCAGTCAACTGAAGACTCCCCCTCGGATGGGAATGCTCTCGTTCAGCCCATGTTCTATTAGCTTGATGTCCTCCAAGTCATCCTTGATGATGCTGATTAGGTGACTCAGCCcttcttgctgctgcttcaggtgCTGCAGATAGTTCAGAAACCAGTGTGAGTATTGTTCAGCTTCACAGACTTACTCCTCAAAAGTGTGGCACTGGCACATTGAAAAGCCTGGCATGATTTCTTAGAGGAAGGAATAACAGCATTTTCTGTACTAACAGCCTATCTCCACAGAGTGATTTTGTACAACAGTGCCCTGGCACTGAGACAAATTAAAAGGATGCCTTCAAACAAGGCAAGAACATGACATTCTAGATCCAGTCAGAGTGTGTCTGGCTTAAATGATGAAGTTCAAAGAGTAGGCCAGGATTCTGCCCAGTAATACTTACTTGCTTGATTTCCCTTAAGAGGTCTGCATCTATGTAATAGCGCTCTTCAGCCCGCACTGCTCCAAAGTGGTTCTGCATTCTGATCTGGGACATGAGCTCATTCAGTCTGCCCTGGGAAGAGGAACAGGCTGGAATCAAACACAACCCATTTAcagctggcagagctccagCATCTACCATTCCTTCAGTCTCCAGGGCTGGAAACATTGCTGCTCATTCAATTTTTAGATGTTCTGGAAGACATGCAAAGGGTAAGCCACTCCAGTATTTCCAAGAACTCAAAACTACTGAAATACCTATTGGCTATTCAGCAAAGAGCATGATGCTACAACCTACTCACACTGCCAGACTGAAAGCCTCCCACAACCAATACACACATGTGGTTTGGAAAACTGACATGTTTTTAGTGAGgaaaccccagagctgctggccaAACTGTCAGCCACTCACCTTGAACTGCGTGGGTGCATTAAGTTCACACTGAATTGTATCCAACTGTACACGAAGCTGCTCCTCATCTGCTTGAATGGCGTAACCGCTTTTCCTTTGGATCTCCTGCTTTATTAGCACCTACAAAAGAAGCCTTTGACGTTCATTAGAGAACATGGGGcccatccctctccccaccAGCCCATCCACATCTTTTGCCCTTCCTTCAGCCTGTTTCTCACTGGATTTGTTGTATCATTTAGTCTGCTGCTCTAGGACCTCAGGGCAGTCCTGTGGTTTTGGgtaagagagagagaagattcCCAAGTATGGCAGATCTGAAGCTTTCCCTTACAGCTCTGCCTGGTATTTAAATGAACACCTGTTAGCTGAAGTCATTTTCAGCACTGGCCTGCACAAAATGGAACagattctccttccctctgagACTGCTTGTGGCACTAGACTATGTCAAAGGActtatttagattatccctgTTACCTGCAAAGTTCTGTGCGAAAGTGCCATCAGCTTCCTTTTGTACTGTGCAATTTTTGCCATAGTTGTCGTCTGGTTTTTCTGCAGCTCACTGATATCTTCTGATATTATCTGCAGAGGAGATGGGAGTCAGATGGAAGTCAGAGAAGTTTTTGGTAACAGAACATGTTAGGCCTCATTTAAAACTGTGAGTTCCGTGACACTACACTGCCCAGCAACTTAGCGTCCTTGACTCAGATGATTTTAGAAAGCTTTCTTCTACCTCTACTGCTCTGCGTTTATTTTTGTACGCAACTGGGATTTTCAGAAGGCATTGGAAAATTGATTGCCCAAATTTAAAAGTCCATGCCAATACAACTTAATTGAGCTGGTGTGGATTAGCCTGTAACAAAACAGTAGGCTTGAACCTGAAACAAATGAAAGCCAAACCACACTGCTCAGTTTTTGGGCAAAAGGTCTATTTAAGGAATATATTAAGAACATGGTTCACGTTTCAGTTGTGAACACGCAGGGACAGGTGCACTTAATAACGCACCCTTTGTCAACAGCAATTCAAGATAAAGATGAGCAACCTTACATCTAATCGAGTTTGATGCTGTTTGGTCATCTGATCCTGGACCTTTAATCTTCTCAGCAGTTCCTTGAAACCCACCATTGGCACAGGAATAAGCCTATGagaacacaaatattttgtatatGTTTTTATACTGGACACATGGTAAGGATTAGTAATTATCAACAGAATCTAATATAAGGTTACAGATTATGTTGGTCTTCTATAAATTAATACATAACCATATCTTCTTTTGCTAAACTCTAGAGTCCTCACTATTCCCAACAACCTGTTCCTTTTTCGTAAAGAAACTAGCCCGATTTATCTGTAACCACTGGAGGGTACAAAGGTGCATCGCCTTaagcaagagaaaaataccATAACTGTTGCAAAAACTAAGTCACAATAACTAATCCATGTAAAGGACACCACACCTCCAGTGAACCCAAGTAAGACTCTTTATCCTGACAGTTCCTAAGCACCTaaatgggaaaaggaattaaGACAGGCACTTCCAGTAATCTTCACTGCTTTCAAGAGGATCAGCACTTGGCCAAGCTGTACTCAAGTAACTTTCTTGCAAGTTACTTGAAGGGTACTATGCAATTACCATCTCTTTCTCCCCCTTCCAAGCCTTGTTGTAATACTTCAGTACTTGGACAGAAGTATTGGACTTACTTATCAGGATCAGGATTATCAACTTTAGCTTGTTCCCATATAATAGGATCAacacctaaaagaaaaaaaaaaaagaaaaaaaaatttaatattaatatcTCAACAGAGAGATGTTACAAGTGCTAACCaggaaaaaatgctgtgaaataCAAAAACCCTATGAACCATGCTAACCCAAATGCCTCTTACACAAATTAAGACTAATTAAACTAAGGTAGTTTTTTAAAAGTCCTGATCCTGAGCAGGGCCAGTAAATTCAGACCCAAAGGCTGTCAAGCACTCCTGCAGGTTTgaaagcaggggaaaggaaTAGGTGCTCCCATTGGATAACCTATACTTTAAAGGGAGAAATTCCTACTGCTCCCACTATACACACACTTGGGTCATCTGTCCTCTTAAAGTTGCTTATTGTGTGAAACAaactaatatttaaaaagtcagtaatttttttatcgAAGTACCAATTCAGTTGGCAAAGTAATCCCAGCAGGATTTAAGCAAGACTAGGCCCAGTGCCTTTCCCAATCCACATTTCATAACCTTTCATATcttaaacatatatatatataaaatatatatatatataaaagatatAGACACAAAGGTTGTCATCTATCAAATGACATGAACTGCCCTTACCTACCCTAAACCAAAGCTCTATGTGCACTGTCTGTGACCACATAGGCAAGCTAAGAGACCCATCTGAAAACTAGCAAGTGAGTACAGGACACGATTATTCTGATATTtaactttgttttcctcttattCTTTTCACAGGTGTTTTCCAGCAGGCTGacacctgttttttttccccggaGAGCCCAAAAGGCCCAGCCCACGCACCGGCAGGAGggttctgcaggagctgcttgaCTTGTGCCGGGGACAGCTCTGTCCTGGCCATGGACAGACTgacccccagctgctgcagggatgaTTTGATGTTGGCTTGCTCAAAGTGGGCGTAGAGGGTCGTTGCGGGAACTCTCCTCGAGGTGCCATTGGGCGAGCGCTCCACAACGTAAATGATCACTTCTGTCCTGAGTGAGGCAAAATGCAGAAGGTCAGGAAAAGGCCAGCAGCACATCGGAGCTAACACAATACAGAACCACCCAAAATCCAAGCTCTCACTTCTCCCAGATGACTTTTAACTTCCTTTAGCCAAGTGAGATGTAAAGTACCAGTAGCTGCAGGGCTCAACGCAGCAAGGGAGTTGAGCAAGCTGTAAATACCACTAACTACATTGTCCGCTCTCCCCAGTTGTAACAACCATATTCTATGGTGATACTAGTactacattaaaaataacttaaaatctCCGGAAAGGTACTGGACTTAATGCCATAAGAAAAACTATATGAAGGAATAAGGGATACAAATCAAACTCAGGATGAACACATCTAAAATCAAGAAGGGGGGACAGTAGACTTAGGCACCAACCCTTTCCAGCATGCAATAGAAATGGGCAACCTGTGGGAAGTTCACGTACTGGTCATCTGGCATCGTTTTAACACCTTCAACATTGACAGTAAGGGTCTggtttcctcccaaaatttTGTGTAGTGATTCTacgagctgctgctgctggcttcgAATATCTGCTTCTTTTCTGTTAAACACCAAGACCACAAGGCCATCTTCATCTTTGTTGTTGGGCATTAAACTGTAACCCACAGCCTGCCaaggaacaaatgaaaaatgaaggtaTGTTACTTAGCAAAAGCATATCCTTGTGGCATGAAGGGGAGGGGCTAAATACCTCCATTTTTAGAGCAACTGGCTCAAAATTTAACTCACAATGTattcagagctgcagaaacataaaattaatCCCCTTTTAAATCATTCTCTCACACAGCCTTCATTAGAGCAGCTTTTGAAACAGTTTGGATTTTTACAAAGAGTTCCTAAGAATCCTTTTCCCATCAGGGGAGTTGCCAACACAGAAGAGCTGATAGCAATCAGGAGCATTTTACAAACTGACCCTTATTCTAATTGCAAATGCAACAAGAGGATCAGACCTTATTACAAGCAAAAGCAGAGTTGTAGCTTTCACCTCCTCTTGCCTATCAGCTGCCACCCCAACATGGCACTAGTGACAGGGTGGGCAGCGGGGACTTTGTGAGGCCCTGACACTTTGTGGGTGGGTGTCCTGCACCTTTCCCCTCATGCAAATtcagctgaagagagaaacGAGTTGAGGACATGCCCAGGAGCCCGGTTTTGTCAGCAGAGGGTAATCCACTGCCACAGTGAGCCTTGCAGAACCAGCCATCCTGTCATGGAGCACAACAGTGACAGCTAAggaagaatttgtttttaagCACATGACACCTCTGgtatttctgctttaaataaataacttttccTTGATCTCTTTATGCAACACAGTATTTTCAAACTAGAACAGACTGTCTTTACTGTGGTCCTTCGAACAACAGCCTGTAACATGTATCTTAGCAATGTGCGTTGTTGGTCTGGAGCTGTATGCTTCTCATGTGCCctagagctggagctgtgtaCAAATGGATTCCCATGGAACCCTTTGTGTAATGCCTCTTTCTTATCGGATGCCAGATGTTTCCAGAGGCAGGAACCAAACTAGCTTAAGACACTTTTTTCCTATCCCTGTGCCACCTTCTCCCCTATTTTTTGCAGGCATCTTCcactggtggcacagctggaaCTTGTCAGTATTTCACTTAAGGCACGTGAAATCAGGGCATTACAAACACTCCAGTCACTGGGACAAGAGTAAACCTAATATCTGGCATTGTCTAACCTGAAAACTCTTCTTTTTAGTAAATGAAACTCTAAAATAGCTGATTTTGCAACACAGAACTTACACTGGGCAAGCTTTCAAAGCTCAGAAACCGTGAAAGCAAATTCAGACAATAACTTTACAAGAAAACAAGCTTTCAGGTGCACTGCCAACAAAATGTTCAAGGCAACACTGAAAACGGTGACGCAACAGAACCGAGCATTTGTTAGGCAGAAAGAGTCGCTGCAGAAATTTTACAGATGTCTCACAAAGCGCACAATCAACACTAGACTTAATGAATTATTAACCTACATTCAGGGCACAAAGTTCGCACTCCAAAGGATCAGCTCAGGGAAGGAGGGTATCACCACGcctgccccaaatcccctcaCAAGCTCGAGGCTTAGCGAGACAGTCAGCAGGTGCGGGATTTGCGGAGGATGGAGAGCCACAAATTCTTTGTCGACATGAGAAGCAAGATCTGGAACTGCTGATGATTCTATACACAGAATGGAGTCAGCACTGGCAAGGATAAAGGCACAAGAAGGCTGAAGGCTGGTGGATTTTAAAGCTGGCACAGGCCAGGTTCACAGAGGTTACTTTAATCTAGACAAAGCAATGAAGAAAGACCCTGAAGCTCTTATTCCAAATGTTCACAGTTTCTTTCAGAcaaggttatttttaattttctttgtcttattGTAACATACACAGATGcacacaaaaattaatttccagagATCTGTTCCCAGTACACACACACTAACCTGAATGCTAGCACATGAAAATGTTACTTTCATGATCCACACCTGGGCTCATTATCTAGTCCCTCCACACCACCCAGATTTCCAGCATCTTCAAACCTTTTAATGAGAATACATCAGAACTGTGCAGATTACCTGGAAAAACACTGCTTCAGAATACTCTTACCAACGACAAAATCTGATTTAACACCCACGAGATGCTCAGACTCAGCAGAGTAAGGGCATGGGCGCCCTCTGTGGGCAGCTGAACAATGCCATACCTTAAACCTGCAGAAGGGGTTTTCCTGCGTGAACTCCACTGGAGCGATGTTGTTGTTGAAGTATCCCTTGCCCGTGCCCCAGAAGGCCTGGAGCTGGTTCCATTTGGCCAGAATGGCATCCCTCTCATCTCCCAGCAGTGTCGGGGCTGAGAGGGCGCTGGCTGTGTTGATGAGCTGGTTGGACTGAGCAGGTGCCTGGGCAGGCTGGCTGAACAACCCGCCCCCTAATGCTGGGTGGGACGAAGAGAAACAAATTAACTCCCCCACCGTAACCAAGCTATCACCTACCATCTGCCTATCACAGGCATCACTTCTTACCATATTCGGAGaaccaaataaaaacacagaatgaaTAAATGGATTAATCTCAGATTGTGTTTCTTAAGTGTCTTTTTACAGCCATTCTTCATCTACAACAGAAGTTCCTGAATGCTACATtagaagaagtatttttttctttttaaacaagatACCTTATTGATCCATGTCATCATCTGGCACCCTCAATATCTAAATCGGAGAGGCAGGCTGGCTACTACAAATTCAGTGGACTCAGAGCCTGAAGCTGCTCATAATCCAACACCCATTTATATTAACCTCaaagcctttttcctcccccttcttGTAATGCTGTGACTGCAACATCAATTCTCTAGCTTCATTTTCTACCAGCATTAAACCAAAGGGATAAATATTGTTGGAAGCTCAGGGACTTGACTGAGCTCCAGTTTAAGAGTTTAAGTGTAACAGCCTCCTGTTACAACACACGTCTGTCCCGCTACCCTT
Encoded here:
- the NUP54 gene encoding nucleoporin p54 isoform X1, with protein sequence MAFNFSATAGAGAANPTGFGGLETANSTASGFNFGGFGLTANPAVNFNIGNFGVSTTSTPPFNFGNSLASAGAFGGFGTTATTAAAAFSFSAPTNTGTSGLFGATQNKGFGFGTSFGTGTGTGLGSGLGTGLGFGGFGTQQQQQTTLGGGLFSQPAQAPAQSNQLINTASALSAPTLLGDERDAILAKWNQLQAFWGTGKGYFNNNIAPVEFTQENPFCRFKAVGYSLMPNNKDEDGLVVLVFNRKEADIRSQQQQLVESLHKILGGNQTLTVNVEGVKTMPDDQTEVIIYVVERSPNGTSRRVPATTLYAHFEQANIKSSLQQLGVSLSMARTELSPAQVKQLLQNPPAGVDPIIWEQAKVDNPDPDKLIPVPMVGFKELLRRLKVQDQMTKQHQTRLDIISEDISELQKNQTTTMAKIAQYKRKLMALSHRTLQVLIKQEIQRKSGYAIQADEEQLRVQLDTIQCELNAPTQFKGRLNELMSQIRMQNHFGAVRAEERYYIDADLLREIKQHLKQQQEGLSHLISIIKDDLEDIKLIEHGLNESIPIRGGVFS
- the NUP54 gene encoding nucleoporin p54 isoform X2 codes for the protein MAFNFSATAGAGAANPTGAFGGFGTTATTAAAAFSFSAPTNTGTSGLFGATQNKGFGFGTSFGTGTGTGLGSGLGTGLGFGGFGTQQQQQTTLGGGLFSQPAQAPAQSNQLINTASALSAPTLLGDERDAILAKWNQLQAFWGTGKGYFNNNIAPVEFTQENPFCRFKAVGYSLMPNNKDEDGLVVLVFNRKEADIRSQQQQLVESLHKILGGNQTLTVNVEGVKTMPDDQTEVIIYVVERSPNGTSRRVPATTLYAHFEQANIKSSLQQLGVSLSMARTELSPAQVKQLLQNPPAGVDPIIWEQAKVDNPDPDKLIPVPMVGFKELLRRLKVQDQMTKQHQTRLDIISEDISELQKNQTTTMAKIAQYKRKLMALSHRTLQVLIKQEIQRKSGYAIQADEEQLRVQLDTIQCELNAPTQFKGRLNELMSQIRMQNHFGAVRAEERYYIDADLLREIKQHLKQQQEGLSHLISIIKDDLEDIKLIEHGLNESIPIRGGVFS